A region of the Sporomusaceae bacterium genome:
CCGAAGGCGCAATCGAGTTCGACGGCAAAAGCGTTGTCGGCCTGAAGCCCTACCAAATCACCCAGCGCGGCGTCGCCCGCACCTTCCAGAACATCCGCCTGTTCAGCGAATTGTCCGTTCTCGACAACGTCAAAATAGCCTATCACTTCCACGTCAAATACGGCCTCCTCGAAACGGTTTTCCGCCTCGGCCGCTACTTCGGCGAAGAAGAAGACCTCGACAAGAAAGCCCTCCGCTTCCTGGAAATCTTCCAACTTGCCCACCGCAAGGACGAAATCGCCAAAAACCTTCCCTACGGCGAACAGCGCCGGCTCGAAATCGCCCGCGCTCTTGCCGCTCAACCCAAACTCCTCCTGCTCGACGAACCGGCTGCAGGCATGAACCCCCAGGAAACCCAGCAGCTCATGGACATGATTCGCTGGATCCGCAAAGAGTTCGGCCTTACCATTCTCCTTATCGAGCATGACATGAGCCTGGTCATGGGCGTCTGCGAACGCATCTACGTTCTCGACTACGGCAGCATCATCGCCCAGGGCACGCCGGCCGAAATCAAAAACAACCCGCGGGTTATCGAGGCTTACCTCGGCGAGGAGGTGCACTGATGCTTAAGATTGACGACATCAACGTATACTACGGCGCCATCCACGCCCTCAAAGGCATCAGCCTGGAAGTTCCCGAAGGCGAAATCGTCACCCTCATCGGCGCCAACGGCGCCGGCAAAAGCACCACCCTCCGCACCATCTCGGGCCTCCTGAAGCCCAGGACCGGCCAGATAACCTTCGAAGGCAAGAACATTGCCGGGATGCCGGCCCAGGATATCGTCAAGATGGGCATCTCGCAAGTGCCGGAAGGGCGGCGCATTTTCGCCAACATGTCCGTTCTCGAAAACCTCGAGCTCGGCGCCTATATCCGTTCCGACAGCAAAGGCATCGCCGGAGACCTCGAAAACGTCTTCAAACGCTTCCCGCGTCTCCGCGAGCGCAAAAGCCAGGTCGCCGGCACCCTTTCCGGCGGCGAGCAGCAAATGCTGGCTATGGGCCGCGCCCTCATGAGCCGCCCCCGCCTCCTGCTGATGGACGAACCCTCCATGGGTCTCGCCCCATTGCTGGTTAAAGAAATATTTGCTATCATTAAGGAAATAAACGCCAGCGGCACCACCATCCTTCTGGTCGAGCAGAACGCCAACATGGCGCTGTCCGTCGCCCAGAAGGCATATGTGCTCGAAACCGGGCGCATCACCCTCTCCGGCACCGCCAAGGAGCTGTCCGAGAGCGAAGCGGTCCGCAAGGCGTACCTCGGCGGCTAACGCGACTTCAAAAAAGAGCGAGGAGAGATGGCCATGTTCGTCTCCAAACGGATGACCCCCAATCCGGTGACTATTCCTCCGACCATGACGGTTTCCGACGCCACCAACCTCATGAAAACCAACAACTTCCGCCGCGTGCCCGTTGTCGAGGACGGCAAACTTGTCGGCATAGTAACCGACCGCGACCTGCGCGCCGTAGCGCCGTCGCCGGCCACCACCCTCTCCGTCTTCGAAATCAATCACCTCCTGGCCAAAATGCTTGTCAAGGAAATAATGAAATCGCCGGTCATAACCATAAGCGCCGGCGCCACCATCGAAGAAGCGGCGCTCATGATGTACACCCACAAGATCGGCGGCCTGGTGGTCTTGAATAGCGTCGGCTCGGTCGCCGGCATCATCACCGAGACCGACATCTTCAAAAGCCTCGTCGACGTCATGGGGCTCAAGGAAGGACGCACCCGCCTGACATTTGAATTTGACGACAAGGTCGGCGTTCTCGCCGACATCGCCGCCGTCTTCAAGGAGTTAGGCATCAACATCCTCAGCATGGCGACCTACAACACCGAAGACGGCCGGGCCGAGATGGTCATCCGCGCCGACGTCAAGGACGTCAAAGTTCTCGTCGACCGGCTGGCCGCCATCGGTTATCCCGTCACCCATGTGGTCCAGATCGGCAACGACTGATGCCCCAAGGATTTACACCATCCCTGCGGCGTGCTAATATAATGGAATAGGATCAGGCGGCCGGCGGGAGCCGGTGCGGCCGGGCGATAAGCAGCAGGCAAAGCCTGTGGGACCATAAGTCCTACAGGCTTTTTATTTTGGCTGCGGCTGCCGGCAGCCGCGGGGCATATTATTACGGGAGGGTTTTCTTTTGGACCACAACACCCTGAAACAAAATACCGCCCGGCTGTCGATAATCTCCAATAGCGCGCTTGTTGTCATCAAGCTTGCCGTCGGCCTGGCCGGCGGTGCGGTCAGCATCGTGTCTGAAGCCGCCCACTCGGCCGTCGATCTTATCGCCGCCCTCATCGCCTACTACGCCGTCCGCAAGGCGGCTCAGCCGCCCGACGCCCACCACGCCTACGGCCATGGCAAAGTAGAGAACTTGTCCGCCGCCATCGAAGCGGCCCTTATCATCGTCGCCGCATTGTGGATCATCTACGAAGCGGTCGAAAAGATTGCCGTCGGCCACGCGCCCGCCTATCTCGAATACGGCATCGCCGTGATGGCGGTATCGATCCTCGTCAACTGGTATGTTTCCGACAAGCTGATGAAGGTCGCCCGCAAAACCTGCTCCCACGCTCTCGAAGCCGACGCCCTCCACCTCAGGGCCGACATCTGGACATCGGGCGGCGTGCTGGCCGGCCTGGTAGTAATCAAAATTACCGGCCTCGCCTGGCTCGACCCGGCCATCGCCATCGTCGTCGCCGGCGTTGTCTTCAAAGCCGGCTACACCATGACCAAGAAAAGCCTCTACGAACTTACCGACGTCAGCCTGCCGCCGGAAGAAGAAGAAATAATCACCGCCATCCTCGCCGCCCACCCCGCCATCCTTGCCTTTCACCAACTGCGGACACGGCGGTCGGGCAGCCTCCGGCTCATCGACGTCCATCTCATACTCAGCCGCGACATGCACCTCGACGTCGCCCACGCCGTCTGCGACGAAGTCGAGGCCGCCCTGGAGGAGAGGCTCGCCCCGTGCGAAGCGACTATTCACCTGGAGCCCTGCACCTGCCCCGACAAATAGCTACGGTTGCCCAAACAAAAAGCGCGCCGTCAGACGCGCTTTATCTCTTCAGCCGGCGCGGCCGCATCGGGTTGCAGTCGCGGCGCGGAGCGTGGACCTGCGTTTTTTTCTCGGTTTCCGCCAGCAGTTCCTCTGTATCGTCGACTGCCTCGGATATGGCGTCCCCCTCGTCCTCCCCGCAGGAAACAGGTACAAAGCAGGGCGGCGCGAACGGCGGTTCCGGCGGAATTGGCGGCGGCGGCGGGGGCGGCGGCGTAAAGAACGAGGTCGCGAAATCGTACGGCGGCCCGCCCGGCGGCGTGCAGGGCGGCACCGCCCCTGCCCCTCGCAAGCGTTCCTGTGCCCGGCGCACCACCTCGAGCACGAGTATTTCCTCCGCGACCATGTGCGGCGCGTCGGCCGCGTCGAATCTGTTGGCCAGCAGCCGGAAAATATCCACCGGCGCGCAGGTTACGGCCAAAAACTCGCTGCTGAACGCGATCTTGCAGCACAGCAGATCGAGGAGGATATCGATCAGCACCCCGCTGCGGTCGAACCTCTCGATTGCCCGGGCGACAGCGTCGGGAGTGACCCCCCCGATGCGTTTGGTCTCTTCCGCCGACCCGACCAGCAGGCGGTGGGCGTTGACCAGCGATATGTAAGTTGGCACGATGGCATTCACATCGGCAAGAATAGTGTCGATAATCGTCTGGGAAACAACATCGGTCGAAGTAGTCGCCACCCTATCCGCCTCCTGCCAATCGACTACAACCATTGTATGCACGGAACACGAAAAAGGATTTTACCGCCTGCGGGTATAAATAACAGTGGGGAGAGGCAATAATTGCCTTAACCGAACCCACCGGAAGGAGGGGAAGACAATGGTCAAACTTACCCAATACACCAAAAGCGGCGGCTGAGCGGCCAAAATAGGGCCAGGGGCCCTGGCGCACGTGCTGCGCCACCTGCCGCAAAGCAACGATCCGCGTCTATTGGTCGGCACCGCCACCGCCGACGACGCCGGCGTGTACCGGCTCGACGACCACACCGCCCTCATCCTGACGGTGGACTTCTTCACCCCGATTGTCGACGACCCTTACACCTTCGGCCAGATTGCCGCCGCCAACGCCCTCAGCGACGTCTATGCCATGGGCGGGCGGCCGCTCACCGCGCTCAACATCGTCGCCTTCCCCGCCTGCGACCTCGACGGCGACACCCTCCCCGCCATATTGCGGGGCGGCTGGGACAAAGTCGCCGAAGCCGGCGCCGTTATCGCCGGCGGCCACACCATCGACGACGCCGAGCCAAAATACGGCCTCAGCGTCACCGGCCTTGTCCACCCCGAAAAAATCTGGACAAATGCCGGCGCCCGTCCGGGGGACGCCCTAATCCTCACCAAGCCCCTCGGCACAGGCATCCTTGCCACCGCCGCCAAGGCCGACCTCTACCCCGCCGGCGTCGCCGCCTCCATCCAGACAATGGCCACCCTCAACGCCAAAGCCGCTCAGGCCGCGGCCGGCTTCACTATCCACGCCTGCACCGACATCACCGGCTTCGGCCTCCTCGGCCATCTTTTTGAAATGACCTCTGCCAGCGGCACAAGGGCCGAAGTCGCCAGCGCCGCCTTGCCGCTATTGCCCGACGCCGCCGACGCTGCCGCCATGGGGCTCGTCCCCGCCGGCGCCTACACAAACCGCGGCTACCTCACATCCGTAGGCTTCGCCGACAGCGTACCCGAGCGCCTTCGCGACCTCTGCTTCGACCCGCAGACCTCCGGCGGTCTGCTGCTCGCCCTGCCTGCGGCCGAGGCCGACGGCCTTCTGGCCGCCCTCAAGCTCGCGGGCGTCAACCATGCCGCCCGCATCGGCCACATACTCGCCCAAGGGAGAGGAGAAATCCATGTCTACTGAAATCGATGCCCGCGGCCTGGCCTGCCCGCAGCCGCTCATCGCCACCAAAAAAGCGCTCGACGTCATCGCCGACGGCGTCGTCA
Encoded here:
- a CDS encoding ABC transporter ATP-binding protein; the encoded protein is MALLKVTNLSKSFGGLRAVSSFNIAIEPGELVGLIGPNGAGKTTAFNLLTGVYDPTEGAIEFDGKSVVGLKPYQITQRGVARTFQNIRLFSELSVLDNVKIAYHFHVKYGLLETVFRLGRYFGEEEDLDKKALRFLEIFQLAHRKDEIAKNLPYGEQRRLEIARALAAQPKLLLLDEPAAGMNPQETQQLMDMIRWIRKEFGLTILLIEHDMSLVMGVCERIYVLDYGSIIAQGTPAEIKNNPRVIEAYLGEEVH
- a CDS encoding ABC transporter ATP-binding protein — translated: MLKIDDINVYYGAIHALKGISLEVPEGEIVTLIGANGAGKSTTLRTISGLLKPRTGQITFEGKNIAGMPAQDIVKMGISQVPEGRRIFANMSVLENLELGAYIRSDSKGIAGDLENVFKRFPRLRERKSQVAGTLSGGEQQMLAMGRALMSRPRLLLMDEPSMGLAPLLVKEIFAIIKEINASGTTILLVEQNANMALSVAQKAYVLETGRITLSGTAKELSESEAVRKAYLGG
- a CDS encoding CBS and ACT domain-containing protein, coding for MFVSKRMTPNPVTIPPTMTVSDATNLMKTNNFRRVPVVEDGKLVGIVTDRDLRAVAPSPATTLSVFEINHLLAKMLVKEIMKSPVITISAGATIEEAALMMYTHKIGGLVVLNSVGSVAGIITETDIFKSLVDVMGLKEGRTRLTFEFDDKVGVLADIAAVFKELGINILSMATYNTEDGRAEMVIRADVKDVKVLVDRLAAIGYPVTHVVQIGND
- a CDS encoding cation diffusion facilitator family transporter — protein: MDHNTLKQNTARLSIISNSALVVIKLAVGLAGGAVSIVSEAAHSAVDLIAALIAYYAVRKAAQPPDAHHAYGHGKVENLSAAIEAALIIVAALWIIYEAVEKIAVGHAPAYLEYGIAVMAVSILVNWYVSDKLMKVARKTCSHALEADALHLRADIWTSGGVLAGLVVIKITGLAWLDPAIAIVVAGVVFKAGYTMTKKSLYELTDVSLPPEEEEIITAILAAHPAILAFHQLRTRRSGSLRLIDVHLILSRDMHLDVAHAVCDEVEAALEERLAPCEATIHLEPCTCPDK
- the selD gene encoding selenide, water dikinase SelD — its product is MVKLTQYTKSGGUAAKIGPGALAHVLRHLPQSNDPRLLVGTATADDAGVYRLDDHTALILTVDFFTPIVDDPYTFGQIAAANALSDVYAMGGRPLTALNIVAFPACDLDGDTLPAILRGGWDKVAEAGAVIAGGHTIDDAEPKYGLSVTGLVHPEKIWTNAGARPGDALILTKPLGTGILATAAKADLYPAGVAASIQTMATLNAKAAQAAAGFTIHACTDITGFGLLGHLFEMTSASGTRAEVASAALPLLPDAADAAAMGLVPAGAYTNRGYLTSVGFADSVPERLRDLCFDPQTSGGLLLALPAAEADGLLAALKLAGVNHAARIGHILAQGRGEIHVY